Genomic window (Pleurodeles waltl isolate 20211129_DDA chromosome 2_2, aPleWal1.hap1.20221129, whole genome shotgun sequence):
ATAAGTAGGGCAATGCCAGCACAGGGCTCACAGCCATAAAATGTCTTGTTCACTGGGCCCCGGCCCAGTCAAAGAAAGTGGGTTGGGGGTGCTGTCCTGGAACAGGCCAAGGCATTAGGAGGCGAGCTACCTACAACGTCGCTGCATCAACCTAATACATGCAGGCCCTCCCCAGAGTACATCGGGCCTCCAATGGTGATGCAGCTGCCACATGCATGGGGCCCCAACAAGTCCCAGCGCACCTCCAGTGCCGATGACAGCCGTCGCTATGGGCTGGAGAGATCCTCACAGGCAATCTTCTTGGCAGTAGGTGGCCCAGTGAGGCACTATGATGTGCTAGCTTGAAGTGTAGGGGTAAATTTATAGATTCCCGTCCCCCGCAGCACTGGGACCTCACAGGCACTTGTACAGGTCTCACCTCTGGGGCCTCTGCTACACACCATTCTGTGATGCCTCGCAGTGGTGGTGCCAATTTCCATTTATTGTTGCCCCACGGTCTCCTCATTGACCACATTCTCCGCACCAGTGCTGCCTGTACTctccgctggtggtggtggggggcaagcATCGGTGGGTTAGAGCCTCCGCATTTAGCTCAGGATGGGGCTAGATGGTGGAGTGAGTATGGGAGCTACTAAAACACTCCTCACTCCATCAGTGCCTGGCCATGCCCCCATGTTACACAAAAATAGTAATTTGTGGAAATCAGCTTTCAGTAAAtataatttgtgcatcaccaaatagTGTCTTGATCCTATTACATtatttgcttccatcacacttcagaattacaaaaaatgtcctTCAATTTTGCTTTCCTAAATGCTGAATGTGTACAAGTCACTTACAGCTATTTGCATGTTGTTGTGTTACAACAAATGACATGCTactgcctttcctttcacactccttaTACTCCATCAAGATTGttgcataattcactttacttttctttccctgactgcaaagtgagaggagtttgtaaacaccaatccacaTGTTAAAAAAATTAGCAGGAATTTGTGAGACATAACCTGACATTTGATATCTGTCTTTGAAGCGcagtaaatgtgacaaaataaatacagaatttaaaggcacctttatttattgcttggacttccgCGACCTGCCAAAAATTCTGCTGttaacccacagtttgggaaatgaTGTAATGAACCTTCAAGGGACATTGTACGTGACATCTGTTTGCAAAGAGAGTTTTCTTAGGGAAATTTAAACTGTCCCTGCAGTAGACAAACCATACAATTGTTGCGGGTTTGTTATCTGGTAACCAAGTGATTTTGCCCTTTGACGTACCACTACCATCCATGTAGAATTGCAGGCATTGCCCCATAAATGTATGGATGAGCAGCCTGTCATCGAGATTGCACCATTTTGCCTCCCCGCCCCCCCAGAGGTGTGTGATTGCCATGTGAAAGGGCCAGAGGGGCCTAGTGCATGAGTGGGACATGTAAGTTCACTGCCATTTGAAAGCCTTCAAAAGCAACCATTTTGTACAGCAGTTGATGGTCTCTTCACTAGCTGGTGGCAGTTTCTATTCACTGAGTATATTACATAATAGAATGAACATTTATGCAAAAGGTTTACATTGTTACCTGCCTGTGAATTTTTAGCAAAATACAAAAAGGTAATCTTTGAAAATTGTTTTAAATGGATTTAACAAGTACATATAATTTAGAAGAGCTTttcagaaagaaaaacatttattgctgTGTAACATATTGATCTTTCAACATAGTTGAAACATGGCCAGAAGAAAACCAAGACATATGCGATATGAAAAGGAGTTCCTCGGTTGTTACAGAGACGGTGGTACAAGCAGCAGAAGTGTGTGGTCCATTGCTAGAGGGAAGGCCTCCTGATGACATCTGTGCAACGGATCAAAAGCCATATGTTAACCGTGAGATTTCGAACCCTGATGTGTGTCTGCCTAAAGGACAGATACAACGTCAGATGTCTGTCGAAAAAGCAGATGTTTGTGAAGTAAAAGAGGAGGTCAAGTGTACAACTGGCCCAATAGTACCTACACCTGATGATCCTTGGAAATGCGATGAGGATGTACCAGCTCCAGCATCCCGTCCACCTTCTCGTCCACCTTCCGGTCCACCCTCCCGTCCACCATCCCggcccccctccaatccaccatCCCGACCAGCCTCTCGACCAGCATCTGCGGAGAAACATGTAGAGATAAAACTAGAACCTCCTGATTCGTGTCCTGTAGAGCCAGAGCCACTACTAAAACtagaagaaattaaaaaagaacCCCATGATGCCAGTCCTGTAGAAAGCAAACCAGTTTCTAGGCCACAGACACCATCTGAAAGGCCAAGTCCAGTTTCACCAGCCCCAGAAGTACCACCTCGCCCTGTCACACCAGAAGTCTGCATTCCAAAACCAGCATCGCAGCCTGTATCCCGGCCCACTTCACAACCCCCTTCCCGCCCTGCTTCCCGTCCTCCGTCCCAACCACCTTCCCGTCCCCCTACACCATCTGATGAATGTAAGACTCCTGAACCTTCACCCCCCAAAAGTCCAGGCATTGAAGAGTGTGTAGTTTTAACCCCACCTGTTCCTGCACCTAGGTCATCTCCACCACCAGCTCCAGCTCCAACTCCAACTACACCTCCAACCCCAGAAGTATGTCCAGTGCCAGCTCCACGACGGCAACCTTCACCTAAAGCCAAAGATATTTGCCCAGAACCTACTTACTATGAACCTCCTTGTGAACCAACTACTGCATATGTGCCTGCACAAGAGAACACCATGGCCCGAATTGTTAGGGCCACGTCAGAAACATATGCTAATGTGGAACCGAAGCTGGTTCAGCGCGTCCCTGAAATAGGTCAAGCCACCTGTACAACACCTCCTTACCAAACTTCTGCTAATTATATGATGGATCAGGGAGCACCAATGTACGTTGAGCAAATTCCTCAGGAAATTCTAATCCCAAACCAAGCTGGTTCTAGGCCGCCAGATCGTTCGTCGCAAGGGTATGGAAGTCCATATCCATACCAGAGCATCCAGTCTAGTGCCATGCAGCAAGCATGCATTTCGGATATTCCCCAGCAAGGACTCATGGCAAACCAAGGTAAGAACATTTGCCATTATGAAGATTTGCTCACAGTGTTTATACATTTATACTAGAGAAAGGCTGCAAAGGATAAGCATGTCTTGTAATTAAGACTGTACTGTACATAATGAGCAGTGGGTTTTGCTGTTATGCTTTCTTTTCACAGATCATATGAACATTCAAGGAGCATAGCTTTCCCTAAGATAGGAGAGGAGAAATGTTTGCTAGCCAGCCATAACTTAAGGAAAACTGTGACAACAGAATTGAGCAGAGACAGAATAGTGCTAATTTAAGGTTTCCTATTGCATCCTGCTCTTTCGTATCCAATGAGATGGAAGTTCAACACATTTAGAAACCAGTACATTTGGCCGATTGTAACCCAAAATGGACGGGTCATTGTTTGACCCGATGCTATCTCCATTCCTCTTCGTGTATTGGGTGTTCTTGGGCCTCTGCTTACAAATGTAGATGTGCCTGCTTAGAAAGGCTTCCTTTAGCCTGGTGATGAACATGCTAAATGGATGTGAGGGGCAACAAGTAGGTAGAAGAGTTAGGATGAAATATTTGTGAACttgggacctcatttacaaggcccgtggtgcAGGGTTGAgctgcaagtgccttgctgcgccaccctgggctactgagaaagggcagaaatgccccatatctgcaagatacaatgcatttctgtcctctccctctgcgctggtacacaaattgttgccatgggccaatgcaggcacccttgcaccatgtgttggggggataattgtttttgtgcaagaagtggcatcttcctgcacaaaaacaatcacaagaggtgcttaataaaaaagatatttctccccattgtgtcacTCTTATTCCACCCTTGAGGGGGTGTAGGAATCGCACATTCCTAGACTTGTGAAtcagggaatgcgtcagattccttcaggctccatgggtgtagcatgggaacaccccaagcaacacccatggaactcccctttcacgcagtgttatgcgtgaagggggaccatatttacaaggtcatgaaaagccacacaaggtggctttgcatggccttgtaaatatggggtggcaCTCTGcgttccagtggtgcagtgtgccactagggtctCGTAAATGATGCCCCCAGTGTGCGACAGGAAGGGAGA
Coding sequences:
- the CABYR gene encoding calcium-binding tyrosine phosphorylation-regulated protein isoform X1, translated to MEPPRRWPDKRLPDPRDPGGLQTSSSSRHGGGHARRRGEGQEEAAADNSGMLETATTGHPALDIKDLVKDFQHQRVETWPEENQDICDMKRSSSVVTETVVQAAEVCGPLLEGRPPDDICATDQKPYVNREISNPDVCLPKGQIQRQMSVEKADVCEVKEEVKCTTGPIVPTPDDPWKCDEDVPAPASRPPSRPPSGPPSRPPSRPPSNPPSRPASRPASAEKHVEIKLEPPDSCPVEPEPLLKLEEIKKEPHDASPVESKPVSRPQTPSERPSPVSPAPEVPPRPVTPEVCIPKPASQPVSRPTSQPPSRPASRPPSQPPSRPPTPSDECKTPEPSPPKSPGIEECVVLTPPVPAPRSSPPPAPAPTPTTPPTPEVCPVPAPRRQPSPKAKDICPEPTYYEPPCEPTTAYVPAQENTMARIVRATSETYANVEPKLVQRVPEIGQATCTTPPYQTSANYMMDQGAPMYVEQIPQEILIPNQAGSRPPDRSSQGYGSPYPYQSIQSSAMQQACISDIPQQGLMANQGMMPKSDDPSNLWTLYRLTDLSQQKGGSSWDPRMQPMMQPMQRPQYMDQRMVNSPAYMISDDQKRRMAAPPYILVGSNVQEAHDWKAIPGHAVLSKNDLNPQRRYAAIPVPVAMNPDGCNQRMVSPNASPGHDMNAPGNPMYYSVAVPMDESQRMAAAQSYAHVGQEQRPPMTSYVNTPTLAVASAASRRPSASAVCDPRTARQGPPQ
- the CABYR gene encoding calcium-binding tyrosine phosphorylation-regulated protein isoform X2, producing the protein MMSAKPRLVVPYGLKTLLEGLSRAVLRIQPNSIAQFASTYFTELLHYRECHPALDIKDLVKDFQHQRVETWPEENQDICDMKRSSSVVTETVVQAAEVCGPLLEGRPPDDICATDQKPYVNREISNPDVCLPKGQIQRQMSVEKADVCEVKEEVKCTTGPIVPTPDDPWKCDEDVPAPASRPPSRPPSGPPSRPPSRPPSNPPSRPASRPASAEKHVEIKLEPPDSCPVEPEPLLKLEEIKKEPHDASPVESKPVSRPQTPSERPSPVSPAPEVPPRPVTPEVCIPKPASQPVSRPTSQPPSRPASRPPSQPPSRPPTPSDECKTPEPSPPKSPGIEECVVLTPPVPAPRSSPPPAPAPTPTTPPTPEVCPVPAPRRQPSPKAKDICPEPTYYEPPCEPTTAYVPAQENTMARIVRATSETYANVEPKLVQRVPEIGQATCTTPPYQTSANYMMDQGAPMYVEQIPQEILIPNQAGSRPPDRSSQGYGSPYPYQSIQSSAMQQACISDIPQQGLMANQGMMPKSDDPSNLWTLYRLTDLSQQKGGSSWDPRMQPMMQPMQRPQYMDQRMVNSPAYMISDDQKRRMAAPPYILVGSNVQEAHDWKAIPGHAVLSKNDLNPQRRYAAIPVPVAMNPDGCNQRMVSPNASPGHDMNAPGNPMYYSVAVPMDESQRMAAAQSYAHVGQEQRPPMTSYVNTPTLAVASAASRRPSASAVCDPRTARQGPPQ
- the CABYR gene encoding calcium-binding tyrosine phosphorylation-regulated protein isoform X3, which gives rise to MKRSSSVVTETVVQAAEVCGPLLEGRPPDDICATDQKPYVNREISNPDVCLPKGQIQRQMSVEKADVCEVKEEVKCTTGPIVPTPDDPWKCDEDVPAPASRPPSRPPSGPPSRPPSRPPSNPPSRPASRPASAEKHVEIKLEPPDSCPVEPEPLLKLEEIKKEPHDASPVESKPVSRPQTPSERPSPVSPAPEVPPRPVTPEVCIPKPASQPVSRPTSQPPSRPASRPPSQPPSRPPTPSDECKTPEPSPPKSPGIEECVVLTPPVPAPRSSPPPAPAPTPTTPPTPEVCPVPAPRRQPSPKAKDICPEPTYYEPPCEPTTAYVPAQENTMARIVRATSETYANVEPKLVQRVPEIGQATCTTPPYQTSANYMMDQGAPMYVEQIPQEILIPNQAGSRPPDRSSQGYGSPYPYQSIQSSAMQQACISDIPQQGLMANQGMMPKSDDPSNLWTLYRLTDLSQQKGGSSWDPRMQPMMQPMQRPQYMDQRMVNSPAYMISDDQKRRMAAPPYILVGSNVQEAHDWKAIPGHAVLSKNDLNPQRRYAAIPVPVAMNPDGCNQRMVSPNASPGHDMNAPGNPMYYSVAVPMDESQRMAAAQSYAHVGQEQRPPMTSYVNTPTLAVASAASRRPSASAVCDPRTARQGPPQ